Genomic segment of Bacteroides intestinalis DSM 17393:
CACCGTTCACGATGCAGAGGGTATGCATATCTGAATTTTCGCACAAGTATTCCAGTTCGGCTTGTTTGTAATTGGTGTTTACGGTTACATAGACGGCACCGATTTTGGCACAGGCATACAGTAGCGTAAGCCAGTCGGGGACGTTGGCAGCCCATATACCTACATGGGTTCCGCGTTCTACACCAATAGAGATTAGTCCTTTCGCCATGTCGTCTACCCGTCGGTTGAACTGGCTCCAGGTGAAGCGCAGGTTGCGGTCGGAATAAACAATGTATTCTTTATCGGGCGTAGTCTCTGCCCAGTGCTCCAGCCATTGGCCGAGTGTTCTTTCGTAAAGCATAAATGAAGTGATAATATTATAAAAGTGATAGGATGGTAAGATGGTATGGTGATAAGATTAGAATAGTAATCCTATCATTCTACCATCTTACCATCCTACCATCCTTAAATGGGTGTATAGATTACTGCAAGAATTTTTGCTGCTTTGCCTTCGTAAGCATGCACGTGGTGCGGAACGATGGAGTCATAATAGATGCTGTCTCCTTCTTCAAGCAAGTATGTATTTTTGCCATAACTGATTTCCATAATACCTTCCATAACCATAATAAACTCTTCACCTTCGTGTGAGGAGAGTACGAAATCGCTGTCTTCCGTAGCGGCTACGTCGATGATGAAAGGTTCCATGTGGCGGTCTGCTTTCGACTTGGACAGGGAATGATATTCCATGTGCTTGCGGCTCTGGATAGCATTGTTAGAGAAACTAATGGTGTCCTTGGATTCCGTTTTGCGGCAGATAGCAGGACCCGTTTCGTCCTGGTCGTCAAGGAAAGTTCCCAAGCGTACACCTAGTACGCGGGCTATCTTGATGAGTGGAGCCAGTGATGGCAAGTCAATGTTATTTTCAATGCGTTCAATCTGTTCTACGGCTAAACCGGAACGTTCGGCCAACTGCTCAATGCTGATTGACTGGCTTTCACGGAGCGACTTGATTTTTTCTCCGACAATCTTGCTTGTATCCATAATTGATAATGTTTTTCGCCTATTAGGTTATAAATTGTATTGTTAAGGCACAAAAATAAAACAAACTTTTACTTGGTGCAACAATCCGTGCGGAAAAGTTTTCATCTGTGAGAAGAAAGAGAAGGGATTTGTCATTATTGGCTTTTGTTCTTTTTCTCTTTTGATTTTTACCTTCTTCGCGTTTTC
This window contains:
- a CDS encoding helix-turn-helix domain-containing protein gives rise to the protein MDTSKIVGEKIKSLRESQSISIEQLAERSGLAVEQIERIENNIDLPSLAPLIKIARVLGVRLGTFLDDQDETGPAICRKTESKDTISFSNNAIQSRKHMEYHSLSKSKADRHMEPFIIDVAATEDSDFVLSSHEGEEFIMVMEGIMEISYGKNTYLLEEGDSIYYDSIVPHHVHAYEGKAAKILAVIYTPI